Part of the Henckelia pumila isolate YLH828 chromosome 2, ASM3356847v2, whole genome shotgun sequence genome is shown below.
ACTGATAATGATTTATATGCAATCTCCGAAATCATTGATATGATTTTGTTCAATAATCCAAATATTTGATTTTCTTGAAAtccaaatttatatttttagtaaTTTAAAGGATTTTCGAAAGTTTATGACAAAGGTAACTTATAAATAATCAcagatttaataaaatatgtttttattatctttttatATAAAACTTGAGTACttttgtaatttaatttaatatcagtatttttttttttaaaaatcatgcactaaaaataaataatttaaggtcacagcataaatatattttaatttaattttaaattttaaaaatttgtaataTACCAATCCAACCAGTCTTGGGAGAGACTGCAtgtataaaattttgatttcgcCCTTCTTTAAGACTTCTATACAtcataaattttgattttgccCTTATCTTTAAGAAttaatacataataataatattatatatatatatatatatatatatatatataaaataattcatcTTATAATTAATCTCTGCAAAATAATATCTAAAGATAACCTTCCACAGCCGACAGGTATCAAAAATTTTCTACGAgtgtaattaataatatattaattgttgacgtgacaaattatgatatattataaatctATGATTAGGGTAATATGGTAGTAGGTCGAACTCTACCATGTTGTTGAGAAAAAAGATGGGTATCCAAGAATCAAACTCTTGGCAAAATCTTCCACACGACATCCTCACCGAAATATTCCTGAGATTTCCCATAAAATATCTTCTCATACTGAGATGCGTCTCACAATCTTGGCTTTGGGTGATCTCAAGTCCAGAATTGGAGTGCATTTGTCAAATTCATCCCAATGACTCAGAAAATCGGTTGAgatttgaaatctattgtcaaatGAATTTTTCTTAACAAATCAACGGATTTGAAATTCCTAACTTTAAACAATTCCTttaaacataactttaaacacatcaaggtagtgtttgagagaactTTTAAGAATCATTTCTCAGTTTTTCTTTACCTAAAAATAGTTGATCGGGACAAACCTTATTTGCCTATCATAGTCTTTATCCCCACCCTAAACAAATGCATGTATATGTCTTAGAATGTTTTTTTTCCCTTTAGTATATGATTTTAAAAGTataacattaattaattatttatatatatatatatatatatatatgagttcttttatggtgcccaacactatatgcccactaATGCCCACCAtatacaatagatgagttgacttgtacatgatgggcatgaagtgggcatatagtgttgggcaccataaaaaaactcatatatatatatatatatatatatataaaggagAATGcgtgtttttttattaaaaaaaattaattcaataaaaaaCCACCCGATTATTAAACTTAACGTACTTATCAACACAAACTTCAGCTATATTAAGTGCCAATTGGTCGAGTTTTGTGTTTGGTTTGCGCCGCGCCCAAACTTCACTTTAAGTAAAAAAGCAATGAAAGCAGCCATAAGCAACAAGTACAACCACATCCATGTGATGTGCTTTTATACTTTACTCATGAATAAAGAACACATCGTGTTAATTGTTACATACACAATTCAATCATATATAATTCTTAATtcttaaaaaaactaaaaaaattaattaattatttcgaaATTACTTTATGCATTCACAATAAATATGatcactcataaaaacaatCGTTTGGCACATCACATGTACTACTTATCAGCAATTCAGCATGTTTTATCAAGTTTTTTCTTACTTAATAATggtgatttttttattatatatttattcttaTTGTGTGCAATCCGTCTATTAGAAAGTACAGACACATACGTTTTCCTTCAAAACATGTGGCTTGTGGATTTGGTTACGATCCAACGATGATTATAAAGTGGTGACATTTACTCATGCAAGGGGTGTCAGTGAATGGGGCTATGCATTGGATATTTTACTACGACGTCGGAGATGATTGGGGCGTGGTGGCGCAAAGCTTGACGACGGGGAATTGTTCGAGTCTCGCCCTTCCTGCGTTTGCCAATGAGTTCCCGGACGTGCTTGTCATGTTGGGAGTGTGGGGGTGGGGGGAGTGTTTGTGTGTGTATTTCTGTGATGTCGCCGGGTGTATGAATGTGTGGGTGATGAAGGAGTATGGTGTTGCGGAATCTTGGACCAAAGTGGTTAATGTCCCCTTGTTCATTGGCAGAAAAATTCATCTTGAAATAGTGATCAGATGCATTGTGATTGATGCAGAGGACGGGGGCGTTTTGCCGTATGTGATTTGTACTAATGTCGTTACCTACGATGAGAGCTTTGTTGACCCCTCTCTTGACGTCGTAGTTGAGGTGGAGCAGATATCAGGTCCGTCAAATTTatcataaattaatttaatattttttttaaatttgagtaTGATCGGTCCTCTAACTTTGATTTATTGGCTATTTTGGTCTTCTTTTATCGGAAGTGTCTGATTTTAGTCATCGTGCTAAACATGATACCGaaaattaatgttgtttttgttctcttggataattttttttttttcagtttgaTGGATATAACGTAACTCTTGTTCTAATCCGTAATAATTTTAAGTAATGCATCCACTTTTGTTTGGTTTTAATTGAGTTTGATGGATACGTAAAGGGTTGAGATACCATACCAAAATATCGAATTATCGGAATACAgtaccaaattttttttgatatacagccattttttcggtatatcgaatttttttcggtatctggATGGTATCAGTatggatttttttcataccaaaattttggaatttcagtATCAgtggtatgaatttttttttatatcgcTATTTTTAGTACAATATACCAAAAACCCACCCCTCCGACTCATATGTTACCTGTTGCTTTCATAAATATTACTCTCTATCCATGAAGTTTGCGTTTTGTTGTATTCAGTTGCCAATATGTGAAAAATCAGATAAATAAGTTTGTCCCAAAGTTGAATCAACAAGATATAAAGGTAAGTCTCTTTTCTAATTTgataattaagaattcatatgTTGATATATATAGTACTATTCCAATAATAATTTTACGGGAGTGATGGTTCATGGTTGTTGTCTAACAATTAATTATGTCTAACAAGATATAAAGGTAAGTCTCTTTTCTAATTTCGGTAATTTTGGGTGTATGAATGTGTGGGTGATGAAGGAGTATGGTGTTGCGG
Proteins encoded:
- the LOC140879125 gene encoding uncharacterized protein: MQGVSVNGAMHWIFYYDVGDDWGVVAQSLTTGNCSSLALPAFANEFPDVLVMLGVWGWGECLCVYFCDVAGCMNVWVMKEYGVAESWTKVVNVPLFIGRKIHLEIVIRCIVIDAEDGGVLPCQYVKNQINKFVPKLNQQDIKEYGVAESWTKVVHVPFFIARDINLEKGIRYIVIEAEDGGGVLPYVPHTDIVTYVESFVSPYFDVVAHTT